The following proteins come from a genomic window of Diorhabda sublineata isolate icDioSubl1.1 chromosome 7, icDioSubl1.1, whole genome shotgun sequence:
- the LOC130446705 gene encoding glutathione S-transferase 1-like, with amino-acid sequence MAPTLYYILASPPVRSVLLCAKAIGVELNLKEVDVLNGQHLSPEYLKINPQHTVPVLDDDGFIVIDSHVIMTYLVSKYGESDSLYPKDIKQRAIVDHRLHFDSSILFIRGLMISKAVIFEGAKNPEPKQLVALEEAFNITERFLDKNKFIAGDNLTVADFSFVTSLTSWTVFCPLDETKHPNIAAWLKRMKSLPYYLEANQKGLDLLFEIMNQKLIENNK; translated from the exons ATGGCCCCcacattatattatattcttgCTAGCCCCCCCGTAAGATCTGTGTTGTTATGTGCGAAAGCTATCGGCGTTGAACTGAATTTGAAGGAAGTAGATGTTTTAAATGGACAACATTTGTCACCGGAATATCTCAAG ATTAATCCCCAACATACTGTTCCGGTTTTGGATGACGATGGTTTCATAGTAATTGATAGTCATGTTATAATGACATACCTCGTATCTAAATATGGGGAAAGCGACTCTTTGTATCCAAAAGACATAAAGCAAAGAGCAATTGTTGACCACCGTCTTCATTTTGATTCTAGTATTCTTTTCATAAGAGGTTTAATGATTTCG aaaGCAGTTATTTTCGAAGGAGCAAAGAATCCTGAGCCGAAGCAACTAGTTGCACTAGAAGAAGCTTTCAATATAACTGAAAGATTTTTggataaaaacaaatttattgctGGAGATAACTTAACGGTGGCCGATTTTTCGTTCGTTACATCGCTTACATCTTGGACTGTGTTTTGTCCTCTGGACGAAACAAAACACCCGAATATTGCCGCTTGGTTGAAGCGGATGAAATCGTTGCCTTATTACCTAGAAGCTAACCAAAAAGGGCTAGACCTTCTCTTCGAAATTATGAACCAAAAactgattgaaaataataaataa
- the LOC130446770 gene encoding ubiquitin carboxyl-terminal hydrolase 38, which produces MAVKQKVVECVTPTNEARLQLILRALQAISPDDGFQDKFCAQIVKSLGTVPIPTDPISYMKFIEDIKKVENILSKECSDKRHIYKALLDEISNLDSHRQLSPAMSIVLQLIDVSTIPNAIKYILNCNYPEQQLEKAFYTLCIWLRQCTWVDNLGPLVLAFMKGLEAEYHYDILTEVTLVTIEPLFKLLMFPKIRKTVGPVVLYMLSRNQHNNPQIFHKVIPLTETVCEKLDKERSDSSLQCLKEIVNIFMSLMETFPGYPDLYRSLNEVLQPFCATIDYKKPLQFKPWSGYTPQTVDNMMPVEKVGLNNLGNTCYMNSVLQALFMTKIFRNEVLRHNRDVSQLFSKLQALFVLLQFSKRNSLSPNDILHVSRPPGFSLGHQHDSSEFLGYLLDTLHEQEKNVTNTIESCYGDEGAVALLPTKVQQSFGGKTMTVSRCGECTTTSERVDHFRELQLSFPNHSDNQSVQTLLDYYLQPEKLSGDNQYHCDICNRLTDGEKVTKIVEAPARLIFTLKHFRYDPTSHQRTKLLQTVVLDDRLTLDSHIYELYAAVVHCGFSVDSGHYYTLAKDKSQWYKFNDSCVSKATTEDLKRLKPPETAYILFYSRQDVDEPENISSTILSNKLQIILAKDQSESETEKRQQSNRSFNFKQNRNDEPPPPSCGGGGFSTSGNMLVC; this is translated from the exons ATGGCTGTAAAACAGAAAGTAGTAGAGTGCGTAACTCCAACCAATGAGGCACGTTTGCAATTAATACTAAGAGCTCTACAGGCCATATCCCCCGATGATGGATTTCAAGATAAATTTTGTGCACAAATAGTGAAAAGTTTAGGAACGGTCCCCATTCCAACGGATCCAATAAGTTACATGAAATTCATCGAAGACATaaagaaagttgaaaatatattatccaAGGAATGTTCAGATAAAAGACATATATATAAAGCTTTGTTAGACGAAATTTCAAATCTGGATTCACACAGACAATTATCACCAGCGATGTCTATAGTTCTACAACTGATAGACGTATCCACCATACCAAACGCCATCAAATACATATTAAACTGCAATTATCCCGAACAACAATTAGAGAAAGCCTTTTATACACTTTGTATATGGTTGAGACAGTGCACGTGGGTGGATAATTTAGGACCGTTAGTACTCGCTTTCATGAAAGGTTTAGAAGCTGAATATCATTATGATATTTTAACAGAAGTGACCTTAGTAACTATAGAaccattatttaaattattgatgtttccaaagataagaaaaacagtGGGGCCAGTCGTATTGTATATGTTGTCAAGGAATCAACATAATAACCCCCAAATATTCCACAAAGTGATACCTCTTACCGAAACCGTATGTGAAAAATTAGATAAAGAAAGAAGTGATTCCAGTTTACAGTGTTTGAaagaaattgtaaatatatttatgagtTTAATGGAAACTTTTCCTGGATATCCTGATTTGTACCGATCTTTAAATGAAGTTTTGCAACCTTTCTGTGCAACTATAGACTATAAAAAACCTTTACAATTCAAACCTTGGTCGGGTTATACTCCTCAAACTGTAGATAATATGATGCCAGTGGAAAAAGTTGGTTTGAACAATTTGGGAAATACCTGTTACATGAATAGCGTTCTGCAAGCTTTGTTCATGACtaaaatattcagaaatgaAGTTCTACGCCACAACAGGGATGTTTCTcagttattttcaaagttaCAGGCGTTGTTTGTTCTATTGCAATTCTCTAAACGAAATTCTCTATCTCCCAATGATATTCTGCATGTATCAAGACCTCCAGGTTTCTCCTTAGGTCACCAACACGATAGTTCAGAATTTCTGGGATATCTATTGGATACTCTTCacgaacaagaaaaaaatgtaaccAACACAATAGAAAGCTGTTATGGGG atgaagGCGCCGTTGCTTTACTTCCAACAAAAGTTCAACAATCTTTTGGTGGTAAAACGATGACAGTGTCAAGATGCGGGGAATGTACTACAACAAGCGAAAGAGTAGATCATTTTAGAGAGCTGCAACTGTCATTTCCCAATCATTCTGATAATCAATCTGTACAGACTTTACTCGATTATTACTTACAACCGGAAAAATTGAGCGGCGATAATCAGTACCACTGTGATATATGTAATCGACTGACGGATGGAGAAAAAGTCACTAAAATCGTTGAGGCACCTGCGAGATTAATATTCACCCTAAAACATTTTAG GTACGATCCAACATCACATCAACGTACAAAACTACTACAAACCGTCGTGCTCGACGATCGGCTAACGTTAGATTCTCACATTTACGAATTGTACGCCGCCGTTGTACATTGTGGCTTCAGCGTCGATTCCGGACATTATTACACGTTAGCGAAAGATAAATCGCAATGGTATAAATTCAACGATAGTTGTGTAAGTAAAGCGACTACGGAAGATCTAAAACGATTGAAGCCCCCCGAAACCGCttacatattattttatagtAGACAAGACGTCGACGAACCGGAAAATATATCATCGACAATACTTTCTAATAAATTACAGATAATCTTAGCTAAAGATCAATCTGAATCGGAAACCGAAAAAAGACAACAGTCCAatagatcttttaattttaaacaaaataggAACGACGAACCTCCTCCTCCTAGTTGCGGAGGAGGAGGTTTCTCTACCTCGGGTAATATGTTGGTATGTTAG